In Oryza sativa Japonica Group chromosome 3, ASM3414082v1, one DNA window encodes the following:
- the LOC4332971 gene encoding probable methyltransferase PMT2, which yields MARSSTESRTRTTVSVVVLFGLCSFFYLLGVWQRSGFGRGDSIAAVVNEQTKCVVLPNLNFETHHSASDLPNDTGSTEVKTFEPCDAQYTDYTPCEEQKRAMTFPRDNMIYRERHCPPEKDKLYCLVPAPKGYAAPFHWPKSRDYVHYANIPHKSLTVEKAIQNWVHYEGKVFRFPGGGTQFPQGADKYIDHLASVIPIANGKVRTALDTGCGVASLGAYLLKKNVLTMSFAPRDNHEAQVQFALERGVPAYIGVLGSMKLSFPSRVFDMAHCSRCLIPWSGNDGMYMMEVDRVLRPGGYWVLSGPPIGWKIHYKGWQRTKDDLQSEQRRIEQFAELLCWNKISEKDGIAIWRKRINDKSCPMKQENPKVDKCELAYDNDVWYKKMEVCVTPLPEVKTMTEVAGGQLEPFPQRLNAVPPRITHGFVPGFSVQSYQDDNKLWQKHINAYKKINNLLDTGRYRNIMDMNAGLGSFAAALESTKLWVMNVVPTIADTSTLGVIYERGLIGMYHDWCEGFSTYPRTYDLIHANAVFSLYENKCKFEDILLEMDRILRPEGAVIIRDKVDVLVKVEKIANAMRWQTRLTDHEGGPHVPEKILFAVKQYWVVESKSS from the exons ATGGCGCGGAGTTCAACTGAGAGCAGGACCAGGACCACTGTATCTGTAGTTGTTTTATTTGGCCTTTGTTCCTTCTTCTATCTCTTGGGTGTGTGGCAGAGAAGTGGTTTCGGAAGAGGAGACAGCATAGCAGCTGTGGTGAACGAACAGACTAAATGCGTGGTTCTTCCAAACCTGAATTTTGAAACCCATCATAGTGCTTCAGACCTTCCTAATGATACTGGGAGTACTGAGGTTAAAACTTTCGAGCCATGTGATGCACAGTACACAGATTACACTCCCTGTGAGGAGCAAAAGCGTGCAATGACCTTCCCTAGGGATAATATGATATATCGGGAGAGGCATTGCCCACCTGAAAAGGATAAGCTCTATTGTCTGGTTCCAGCACCAAAGGGTTATGCTGCTCCTTTTCATTGGCCAAAGAGCCGTGATTATGTTCATTATGCAAATATCCCTCACAAGAGCCTCACGGTTGAGAAGGCTATCCAGAATTGGGTTCACTACGAGGGTAAAGTGTTCAGGTTTCCTGGTGGTGGAACACAGTTTCCTCAGGGTGCAGACAAGTATATAGACCATCTTGCTTCTGTTATCCCAATAGCCAATGGGAAAGTGAGAACAGCACTCGACACTGGTTGTGGG GTTGCTAGTCTAGGTGCTTACCTGTTGAAGAAAAATGTTTTGACCATGTCATTTGCACCAAGGGATAATCATGAGGCTCAAGTACAGTTTGCACTGGAGAGAGGTGTTCCCGCATATATAGGTGTTCTCGGATCAATGAAACTGTCATTCCCATCACGTGTCTTTGACATGGCCCACTGCTCAAGGTGTTTAATTCCATGGAGTGGAAATG ATGGAATGTACATGATGGAAGTTGATAGGGTACTAAGGCCTGGAGGGTATTGGGTACTCTCAGGCCCACCAATTGGCTGGAAGATTCACTATAAGGGATGGCAACGAACAAAGGATGATCTTCAAAGTGAGCAGAGAAGAATAGAACAATTTGCAGAACTTCTTTGTTGGAATAAGATTTCTGAGAAGGATGGTATTGCTATATGGAGAAAGAGAATAAACGACAAATCCTGCCCCATGAAACAAGAAAATCCAAAAGTTGACAAGTGTGAGTTGGCATATGACAATGATGTATG GTATAAGAAAATGGAGGTCTGTGTAACTCCCCTTCCCGAGGTTAAAACCATGACAGAGGTTGCTGGTGGTCAATTAGAGCCATTTCCCCAGAGACTCAATGCAGTACCTCCCAGGATTACCCATGGTTTTGTACCTGGGTTCTCAGTCCAGTCATATCAAGATGACAATAAACTTTGGCAGAAACATATTAACGCTTACAAAAAGATCAATAACTTGCTTGATACTGGAAGATACCGTAACATAATGGACATGAATGCTGGCCTTGGTAGTTTTGCTGCTGCATTGGAGTCCACGAAGCTGTGGGTCATGAATGTTGTTCCAACCATTGCAGATACTTCTACATTAGGTGTAATCTACGAGCGGGGATTAATAGGAATGTATCATGATTG GTGTGAAGGATTTTCTACATATCCAAGGACATATGATCTCATACATGCTAACGCTGTGTTCAGCTTATATGAGAATAA GTGTAAATTTGAAGATATACTATTGGAAATGGACCGGATCTTACGACCAGAGGGCGCAGTTATAATCCGTGACAAGGTTGATGTTCTTGTAAAGGTGGAGAAAATAGCTAACGCCATGAGGTGGCAGACAAGATTGACTGATCATGAGGGTGGCCCTCATGTGCCTGAGAAGATACTCTTTGCGGTTAAACAATACTGGGTTGTTGAAAGCAAGAGCAGCTAA
- the LOC4332972 gene encoding protein IRON-RELATED TRANSCRIPTION FACTOR 3 — translation MVPSERGDVATAIRPAAADKLVHGPISDKKCRKKVPRKVHKSEREKLKRGHLNDLFGELGNMLEADRQSNGKACILTDTTRILRDLLSQVKSLRQENSTLQNESNYVTMERNELQDENGALRSEISDLQNELRMRATGSPGWGHGATGSPLPVPPSPGTVFPSQQPMQPSPMTTSTVFPLQQPLPQPTVIEPSARQPLELKLFLEAPPAEDPEPSEDQEAPNNVARPQPRYPTEASSWPISLGLPRMEDEQM, via the exons ATGGTGCCGTCGGAGAGGGGGGACGTCGCCACCGCCATCAGACCCGCCGCTGCCGACAAGCTCGTCCATGG GCCTATCTCTGACAAGAAGTGCCGGAAGAAGGTCCCGAGGAAGGTTCACAAATCTGAGAGGGAGAAGCTTAAACGCGGGCATCTCAATGATCTGTTCGGCGAGCTGGGTAATATGCTAG AAGCGGATAGGCAGAGTAATGGGAAGGCATGCATACTAACTGACACCACCCGGATCTTAAGAGATCTGCTTTCTCAAGTAAAATCTCTCCGGCAAGAAAACAGCACCCTCCAGAATGAATCTAATTAT GTTACGATGGAAAGGAATGAGTTGCAGGATGAAAATGGTGCGCTACGCAGCGAAATCTCTGACCTCCAAAACGAGCTGAGGATGCGTGCGACAGGGAGTCCAGGTTGGGGCCATGGCGCGACTGGATCACCTCTCCCCGTTCCTCCCTCTCCAGGCACGGTTTTCCCATCGCAGCAGCCAATGCAGCCATCTCCCATGACAACAAGCACAGTGTTCCCCTTGCAGCAGCCACTGCCACAACCAACAGTCATTGAGCCCTCTGCAAGACAGCCACTGGAACTGAAGCTCTTCCTAGAAGCACCCCCCGCCGAAGACCCTGAACCATCAGAAGACCAGGAGGCTCCGAACAATGTGGCACGACCGCAGCCGAGGTACCCAACAGAGGCATCTTCTTGGCCTATTAGCCTGGGACTTCCAAGAATGGAAGATGAGCAAATGTAG
- the LOC107275488 gene encoding uncharacterized protein: MVQHTSRLDLFLVCTVVVVVVALHHATAVHGLTRAELVLAPAPAMAPAPAPPANNVVGVDAAKERFAATTAAAQTSKWRVRRGSDPIHNRS, from the coding sequence ATGGTGCAGCACACAAGCCGTCTCGACCTTTTCTTGGTctgcaccgtcgtcgtcgtggttgTGGCGCTGCACCACGCCACGGCGGTGCACGGCCTGACGAGAGCCGAGCTCGTCctggctccggctccggctatggcgccggcgccggcgcctccgGCCAACAatgtcgtcggcgtcgacgcgGCGAAGGAGCGGttcgcggcgacgacggccgcggcgcAGACGAGCAAGTGGCGAGTCCGGCGAGGCTCCGACCCGATACACAACCGGAGCTGA
- the LOC4332973 gene encoding protein GAMETE CELL DEFECTIVE 1, mitochondrial-like, whose amino-acid sequence MHSLRRALRVPTSASGLRRLSSNRRAPPPSRAAAGAATATTGDDEWNDAWETSWLPGDSPTSSPAPAAPWESPTSGAATVPAISAEVDPDTKAFVADMDERWAERRAASRRPRPAPRAEGAGGAAAKKAQADEYRARKQRVHAALWVKEIEKMEEARLGGGGGGADDIDRLLDSCSEIFDSGNTDFGDSKIPSTAEIKTKPDGWETTSRGQDGSIWDISQREDDILLQEFERRIAFSKQQIASFIKTHIFSRRRPIDGWKYMIEEIGPNARKGKGSVQRLPSVTDPATQPYREEPPAIASGSPFRGNRP is encoded by the exons ATGCACTCGCTCCGGCGCGCCCTCCGCGTCCCCACCTCCGCCTCTGGCCTGCGTCGCCTCTCCTCTAAccgccgcgcgcctccgccgtcgcgagccgccgccggcgccgccaccgcgaccaccggcgacgacgagtgGAACGACGCCTGGGAGACCTCATGGCTCCCGGGCGACTCCCCCACCTCTTCCccggcgcccgccgcgccgTGGGAGTCCCCCACCTCGGGGGCCGCCACCGTCCCGGCCATCTCCGCGGAGGTGGACCCTGACACCAAGGCCTTCGTGGCCGACATGGACGAGCGCTGGgccgagcgccgcgccgcgtcgagGCGGCCGCGCCCCGCTCCTCGCGCGGAGGGtgcgggcggcgccgcggccaaGAAGGCGCAGGCCGACGAGTACAGGGCGAGGAAGCAGCGGGTGCACGCCGCGCTGTGGGTgaaggagatcgagaagatggaggaggcgcgcctcggcggcggaggcggcggcgccgacgacatcGACCGACTCCTCGACTCGTGCTCTGA GATTTTCGATTCTGGAAATACAGATTTTGGCGATTCAAAGATTCCAAGCACTGCTGAGATCAAAACCAAGCCTGATGGTTGGGAAACCACCTCTAGAGGACAGGATGGTAGCATATGGGATATCTCACAGCGGGAAGATGACATTCTTCTCCAAGAATTCGAAAGGCGGATTGCTTTCAGTAAACAGCAG ATTGCTAGCTTCATCAAAACACACATATTTAGCCGGAGGCGTCCTATTGACGGATGGAAGTACATGATCGAAGAAATTGGCCCTAATGCTAGAAAAGGGAAGGGGAGCGTACAGAGACTGCCCAGTGTGACTGATCCTGCTACTCAGCCGTACAGGGAAGAGCCACCTGCAATTGCATCTGGTTCGCCATTCAGAGGAAACCGGCCATAA